The proteins below are encoded in one region of Oncorhynchus clarkii lewisi isolate Uvic-CL-2024 chromosome 33, UVic_Ocla_1.0, whole genome shotgun sequence:
- the LOC139392617 gene encoding semaphorin-3aa-like isoform X2: MVESSNLITFNGLTNSSGYDTFLLDEERGRLLVGAEDHVFSFDLVNLNREHKQIAWPATPSKRDECKWAGKDLGKECSNFIRVLQPYNSTHLYICGTGAFHPICAYLEMGKRAEDNIFRLESSHFENGRGKSPYDPKMLSASIMLDGELYSGTSADFMGRDFAIFRTLGEHHPIRTEQHDSRWLNDPRFVGVNLIPESDNPEDDKIFLFFKENAMDGEHTGKATIARIGQLCKNDLGGHRSLVNKWTTFLKARLTCSVPGLNGIDTHFDELQDVFLMSSKDPKNPVIYAVFTTSSNIFKGSAVCMYNMADIRRVFLGPYAHRDGPTYQWVPFQGRVPYPRPGTCPSKTFGGFDSTKDLPDDVITFARGHPAMFNPVHPIGGRPIVVRTDVDYQFSQLVVDKVEAEDGQYDVMFIGTDLGTVLKVVTIPRESWHDLEEVVLEEMTVFREPTPITAMELSTKQQQLYLGSALGVSQMPLHRCEVYGKACAECCLARDPYCAWDGTECSRYFPTAKRRTRRQDIRNGDPLSQCSDLQHHDDVDGLGHVEDRSVYGVENSSMFLECSPKSQRALIYWQLQRPNEDRKHEIKSEDRMIRTEQGLLIRILTQADSGVYTCHAVEHGFIQPLLRLSLQVIPTQRLGELLPGGPQGGAGGSGGAGSGSGGAGGPAGAGHSTKHKLWYRDFLSLLDHPDLNSVEEFCERVWRKERKQRRLKTPTITTNDQSLARPDGGAPSSGLKPKSSPLGAGAPNAQKQQSGHPTVQQQQNKEGSPRSTNPQKVQHHAGTLTQAQAPKNNNQNAQNSQATPNTQSPQKGQGALGGTQVPGGGARGGPQHTAKWRRMQENKKGRNRRTHEQQRPPRSV; the protein is encoded by the exons AAAGAGTGTTCCAACTTCATCCGAGTGCTCCAACCCTACAACTCCACCCACCTGTATATCTGTGGTACAGGGGCCTTCCATCCCATCTGTGCCTACCTGGAGATGGGCAAACGGGCAGAG GACAACATCTTTCGACTGGAGTCGTCCCACTTCGAGAACGGCCGGGGGAAAAGCCCCTACGACCCCAAGATGCTCTCTGCGTCCATCATGTTAG ATGGGGAGCTGTACTCTGGCACATCGGCAGACTTCATGGGAAGGGACTTTGCCATCTTCCGCACCCTCGGGGAGCATCATCCTATCAGGACTGAGCAACATGACTCTAGATGGCTCAATG accccAGGTTTGTAGGTGTAAACCTGATCCCAGAGAGTGACAACCCTGAGGATGATAAGATCTTCCTCTTCTTCAAAGAGAACGCTATGGACGGAGAACACACTGGCAAGGCCACTATTGCCCGCATAGGACAACTGTGTAag AATGACCTGGGAGGTCACAGGAGTCTGGTCAATAAGTGGACCACCTTCCTCAAGGCCAGACTGACCTGCTCAGTGCCAGGCCTCAACGGCATCGACACACACTTCGACGAGCTGC AGGATGTCTTTCTGATGAGCTCCAAAGATCCTAAGAACCCAGTGATCTATGCTGTCTTCACCACTTCTAG TAACATATTCAAAGGctcagcagtgtgtatgtacaaCATGGCAGACATCCGGAGGGTCTTCCTGGGTCCCTATGCCCACCGAGATGGGCCCACCTACCAGTGGGTACCCTTCCAGGGGAGGGTGCCCTACCCCCGCCCTGGCACG TGCCCCAGTAAAACGTTTGGGGGCTTTGACTCCACCAAGGACCTCCCTGATGATGTGATCACCTTTGCGCGGGGCCACCCGGCCATGTTTAACCCCGTGCACCCCATCGGGGGTCGTCCCATCGTGGTGAGGACTGATGTGGACTACCAGTTCTCCCAGCTAGTGGTGGACAAGGTGGAGGCCGAGGACGGACAGTACGACGTCATGTTCATTGGAACAG ACCTGGGCACGGTCCTGAAGGTGGTTACCATCCCAAGAGAGAGCTGGCATGACCTGGAAGAGGTGGTCCTGGAGGAGATGACCGTGTTCAGG GAGCCCACCCCCATCACAGCAATGGAGCTTTCCACCAAACAGCAACAGCTGTACCTGGGCTCGGCGCTAGGCGTTTCCCAGATGCCTTTGCACCGCTGTGAGGTGTACGGGAAGGCTTGCGCTGAGTGCTGTCTGGCCCGTGACCCCTACTGTGCCTGGGATGGAACAGAGTGCTCCCGTTACTTCCCTACCGCCAAgcg GAGAACGAGACGCCAGGACATCAGGAATGGAGATCCCCTCTCCCAGTGCTCCGACCTGCAGCATCATG ATGACGTGGACGGGCTGGGTCATGTGGAGGACAGGAGTGTGTACGGAGTGGAGAACAGCAGCATGTTCCTGGAGTGTAGTCCCAAGTCCCAGAGAGCCCTCATCTACTGGCAGCTCCAAAGACCCAACGAGGACCGCAAACATGAG atcaAGTCCGAGGACAGGATGATCCGCACGGAGCAGGGCCTGCTCATCCGCATCCTCACCCAGGCCGACTCAGGCGTCTACACCTGCCACGCTGTGGAGCACGGCTTCATCCAGCCCCTCCTCCGCCTCTCCCTCCAGGTCATCCCCACACAGAGGCTGGGTGAGCTGCTGCCTGGTGGGCCTCAGGGTGGAGCTGGAGGGTCTGGTGGCGCAGGTAGTGGGTCTGGTGGTGCAGGTGGGCCTGCTGGTGCAGGGCACTCAACAAAACACAAGCTGTGGTACAGGgatttcctctccctcctcgacCACCCTGACCTGAACAGCGTGGAGGAGTTCTGCGAGCGTGTGTGGCGGAAGGAGCGCAAGCAGCGGCGTCTGAAAacccccaccatcaccaccaatGACCAAAGTCTGGCTAGGCCTGACGGCGGAGCTCCAAGCTCAGGCCTAAAGCCTAAAAGTAGTCCTCTTGGCGCAGGTGCACCCAATGCCCAGAAGCAGCAGAGCGGGCATCCTAcggtgcagcagcagcagaacaAAGAAGGGAGCCCCCGGAGCACGAACCCCCAGAAGGTGCAACACCATGCGGGTACGCTAACCCAGGCACAGGCCCCTAAAAACAACAACCAGAATGCCCAGAACTCTCAGGCCACACCCAACACCCAGAGCCCCCAGAAGGGCCAAGGCGCCCTGGGGGGAACCCAGGTGCCTGGTGGTGGGGCCAGAGGTGGACCCCAGCACACGGCCAAGTGGAGGCGAATGCAGGAGAATAAGAAGGGGCGAAACAGGAGAACCCATGAGCAACAGAGACCCCCGCGGAgtgtctga